The Candidatus Omnitrophota bacterium genome has a window encoding:
- a CDS encoding aminotransferase class I/II-fold pyridoxal phosphate-dependent enzyme: MLKLLSLFFQRKLMEGDSIEEFEQRFAEYIGTESACAVSSGRYGLKLILESLGLKKGDEIIIPAYTFYVVPEVVKKAGFVPVFVDINANDYNIDTRCIEEKITEKTKVIIAVHLFGKPCELDRISEIAKKHGLFVIEDCAQSIGAEYRNKKVGSFGNCAYFSFETVKPFHTFGGGMIVTSNKSLHQKLKKATQVCSYPKYSGVAKKIFFTIMESMLTSYFLFTIFIYPLFFLAMIFGKDLKKVAKRTKGKFKLLQTRYTNFQASIGILKFGALDFQLERMIMNVKLLNERLDQSIATQNLDDHTKPIFYYFVVKSKNRKNFSNVLFRKGIIGTTNMAQNCCKDSSLGDYYPVAREADADLFQIPVYSNFSLKDIERLSSILNRYFKQE, translated from the coding sequence ATGTTAAAGCTATTAAGCCTTTTTTTCCAGAGGAAGCTTATGGAGGGCGATTCTATTGAGGAATTTGAACAGAGGTTTGCTGAATATATCGGAACCGAATCGGCCTGTGCTGTTTCCTCGGGAAGATACGGATTGAAATTGATACTAGAGTCTTTAGGGCTAAAAAAAGGCGATGAAATAATTATCCCGGCTTATACTTTTTATGTTGTTCCCGAAGTGGTCAAAAAGGCGGGGTTTGTCCCGGTGTTCGTGGACATAAACGCTAATGATTATAATATAGATACCCGATGTATAGAAGAGAAAATTACCGAAAAGACAAAAGTTATCATTGCGGTACACCTTTTCGGAAAACCTTGCGAATTGGATAGAATATCAGAGATTGCTAAAAAGCATGGTTTGTTCGTGATTGAAGATTGTGCACAGTCAATTGGCGCTGAATATCGAAATAAAAAAGTCGGATCTTTCGGTAATTGTGCCTATTTCAGTTTTGAAACAGTAAAACCTTTTCATACTTTCGGCGGAGGAATGATAGTAACTAGTAACAAATCATTACATCAAAAGTTAAAAAAAGCTACGCAGGTATGTTCTTACCCGAAGTATTCGGGAGTTGCTAAGAAGATATTTTTTACCATTATGGAATCAATGTTAACCAGCTATTTTTTGTTCACAATTTTTATATACCCACTTTTTTTCCTGGCCATGATTTTTGGTAAAGATCTTAAGAAAGTCGCCAAGCGGACAAAGGGAAAATTTAAGTTGCTTCAGACAAGGTATACTAATTTTCAGGCTTCAATAGGAATTCTTAAATTTGGAGCCTTAGATTTTCAACTTGAAAGAATGATTATGAATGTAAAGCTTCTAAATGAAAGATTAGATCAAAGTATAGCCACTCAGAATTTAGACGACCATACTAAGCCTATATTTTATTACTTTGTTGTTAAAAGCAAAAATAGGAAGAATTTTTCTAATGTTTTATTCCGTAAGGGGATAATCGGGACTACTAATATGGCACAAAATTGCTGTAAGGATAGTTCTCTCGGCGATTATTATCCGGTTGCCCGGGAAGCGGATGCCGATCTTTTTCAAATACCGGTATACAGTAATTTTTCTTTAAAAGACATTGAGCGTTTGTCTAGCATTCTAAATAGGTATTTTAAACAAGAATAG
- a CDS encoding radical SAM protein, whose amino-acid sequence MKSYKKLLVGGAILGKILLKKRTPLLVSWVITERCNYRCKYCSIWNKKVRDLDYQNVCAVIDKLSKWGTKAIAFIGGEPLLRDDIGKILKYCYQKGIYTKLTTNGSLISKKLDQIKDVGSVKLSFDGPKEVHDSNRQSGSYEHAIGAAELLKKSKIKVIFNCVISKTNVERLDYVLLIAAKLGIRVTFQPLEFRNDQDFIFDNMPSEAKYKKAINRLIYEKKRGNRYIANSLPGLRYLYNWPHGKELKCWAGTLHFRIGPQGSFSACDRIPDGYLPFDILKGDFKSALKGMRPPNCSQGCWRNTTIELNYLLSLHPLAILNAVNVF is encoded by the coding sequence ATGAAGTCGTATAAAAAATTATTGGTTGGCGGTGCTATACTCGGAAAAATATTGTTGAAGAAAAGGACACCACTTCTGGTTAGTTGGGTAATCACCGAGAGGTGTAATTATCGTTGTAAATATTGCAGTATTTGGAATAAAAAAGTAAGAGATTTAGATTATCAGAATGTTTGCGCTGTCATTGATAAATTATCGAAATGGGGAACTAAAGCTATAGCTTTCATTGGAGGCGAACCGCTTTTGCGTGATGATATAGGAAAGATTTTAAAGTATTGTTATCAGAAAGGAATATATACCAAGTTAACCACCAATGGTTCTTTAATTTCTAAAAAGCTAGACCAGATTAAAGACGTCGGGTCTGTTAAGTTGAGTTTTGACGGCCCCAAAGAGGTACATGATTCAAACCGCCAGTCGGGTTCTTATGAGCATGCTATCGGCGCTGCAGAGCTGCTAAAGAAATCCAAGATTAAAGTGATCTTTAATTGTGTTATTTCTAAAACGAATGTGGAAAGGCTTGATTACGTATTGTTAATTGCCGCTAAGCTCGGTATCAGAGTTACTTTCCAACCTTTGGAGTTTCGCAATGATCAGGATTTCATATTCGACAATATGCCTTCGGAAGCTAAATATAAAAAAGCCATAAATAGGCTTATATATGAAAAGAAAAGAGGAAATAGGTACATTGCTAATTCGCTGCCCGGCTTACGATATTTGTATAATTGGCCCCATGGCAAAGAGTTAAAGTGCTGGGCCGGAACGCTTCATTTTAGGATAGGTCCTCAAGGCAGTTTTTCTGCTTGTGACAGGATTCCTGACGGCTACTTACCGTTTGATATTTTGAAAGGAGATTTTAAGTCAGCCCTTAAGGGTATGCGGCCCCCCAACTGTAGCCAAGGTTGCTGGCGGAACACAACCATTGAGTTAAATTATCTTTTATCTCTGCATCCTTTGGCGATATTAAATGCGGTTAATGTCTTTTAA
- a CDS encoding radical SAM protein, giving the protein MKLINKIASLKSILKAKCFSYRIPLIVSWHLVNRCNRKCKYCYRWSTVEKELSSDEVFCVIDVLSQMGNQVIIFSGGEPLLRDDIGKIIDYSQAKGIFTGLTSNGDLVPERINEIKGLDMLKISFDGPKDVHDFLRGKGSYDNVMVAIETAKKYNIKVKFNTTLTKYNIEYIDFILEKAKQLNVKVKFQPVSHVHSAGKDIRDFFPEIKEYKQAVQRLIDSKRTNKFIINSIASLNYLSTWPHPLKLKCYAGKLICCITANGKVWPCSAAREESYHLNCLDPKFKKMFARGLAMPFCQGCWCSSTLELNCLMKFNLNTILNIRRLFD; this is encoded by the coding sequence ATGAAATTAATAAATAAAATAGCTTCTCTTAAATCTATCCTAAAGGCTAAATGCTTTTCTTACCGGATTCCTTTAATAGTAAGTTGGCATTTGGTTAATCGATGCAATCGAAAATGTAAATATTGTTATCGATGGAGCACCGTTGAGAAAGAACTATCCAGCGATGAGGTTTTTTGCGTAATCGATGTATTGTCTCAAATGGGCAACCAGGTGATAATATTTAGCGGCGGAGAGCCTTTACTTAGGGATGATATAGGTAAAATCATAGATTATAGTCAGGCTAAGGGTATCTTTACGGGGTTGACCTCTAACGGTGATTTAGTCCCAGAAAGAATAAATGAGATTAAGGGATTGGATATGCTAAAGATAAGTTTCGATGGTCCGAAAGATGTACATGATTTTTTAAGGGGTAAAGGGTCATATGACAATGTTATGGTGGCCATTGAAACGGCAAAAAAATACAACATCAAGGTTAAGTTCAATACTACTTTAACTAAATATAATATAGAATATATAGATTTCATTTTGGAAAAGGCAAAGCAATTAAATGTAAAAGTAAAATTTCAACCGGTTAGCCATGTGCACTCAGCCGGAAAAGACATTCGCGATTTTTTTCCCGAGATTAAAGAGTATAAACAGGCGGTTCAAAGGTTGATCGACTCAAAAAGGACTAATAAATTTATTATTAATTCGATTGCTAGCCTTAACTATCTTAGTACTTGGCCGCACCCTCTAAAATTAAAATGTTATGCCGGAAAATTAATCTGTTGCATCACAGCTAATGGAAAAGTTTGGCCTTGTTCAGCGGCGCGTGAGGAATCTTATCATTTGAACTGTTTAGACCCAAAATTTAAAAAGATGTTTGCTCGAGGGTTGGCTATGCCATTTTGTCAGGGCTGTTGGTGCTCAAGTACTTTGGAACTAAATTGCCTGATGAAGTTTAACCTTAATACAATTTTAAACATTAGAAGATTATTTGATTGA
- a CDS encoding glycosyltransferase, with protein MDISVIIPSYRPADIKECLKSIFESDLRPCEIILVDDCSTLDYFREIDSFCQIIKLKEHVGPAKARNIGACQAKGDIFCFIDSDVKIFSNTLRLISDSFQSLPEIAAVQTACTEYCRFTNFASQYHNLYLYFHIEAIRCKYIRTFIGNCFAVKKEDFVSVGGFNENIKNASVEDGDFGMRLSEQERIIYLNKNIKIEHRSYIKLRGVLKRMFIQSQDKVYTLMKNKSLFKFSPDKTPHSKEKIFSVLLSPLLLISSIILIFAPKTYVIFLSALLLYLLSSRQFIYFTLKSKGIMFAIKAAVFYYLNCLVAFVGITWGVIKFGGGNII; from the coding sequence ATGGATATTTCAGTAATAATTCCATCGTATCGACCAGCTGACATAAAAGAATGTTTGAAATCTATTTTTGAATCTGATCTTAGGCCTTGTGAGATTATCTTGGTAGATGATTGTTCAACTCTTGATTATTTCAGAGAAATAGATAGTTTTTGCCAGATAATTAAGTTGAAAGAACACGTCGGTCCGGCCAAAGCCAGAAATATTGGTGCTTGTCAAGCAAAAGGGGATATTTTTTGTTTCATTGATTCCGATGTTAAAATATTTAGCAATACCTTGAGATTAATAAGTGATTCATTTCAATCTTTACCAGAAATTGCTGCCGTTCAAACTGCATGCACAGAATATTGTAGATTCACGAATTTTGCAAGCCAATATCATAATTTATACCTATATTTTCACATTGAAGCAATCAGGTGTAAATATATTAGGACTTTCATCGGAAATTGTTTTGCAGTAAAAAAAGAAGACTTTGTTTCGGTAGGAGGGTTTAATGAAAATATTAAAAATGCAAGCGTCGAGGATGGTGATTTTGGTATGCGACTGTCTGAGCAGGAAAGAATAATATATCTAAATAAAAACATTAAAATTGAGCACAGAAGTTATATTAAATTACGAGGCGTACTAAAAAGAATGTTTATTCAATCCCAAGATAAAGTGTATACTTTAATGAAAAATAAAAGTTTATTTAAATTTTCTCCGGATAAAACTCCTCACTCGAAGGAAAAAATATTTTCAGTATTATTGTCGCCTTTGTTGCTGATCAGTTCCATTATTTTAATTTTTGCTCCAAAAACGTATGTAATTTTTCTCTCAGCCTTATTGCTATATTTATTGTCTAGCAGGCAGTTTATCTATTTTACCTTGAAATCCAAAGGGATAATGTTTGCAATTAAAGCTGCTGTTTTTTATTACCTTAATTGCTTAGTTGCTTTCGTTGGCATAACCTGGGGTGTAATCAAGTTTGGGGGGGGTAATATTATCTAA
- a CDS encoding radical SAM protein, giving the protein MQYIKQIFKLINKKSVNPEYVTFFITNKCNAKCKHCLYWSSLNSDENELSCEEVKKISQNMGNFIFLLITGGEPFMREDISEIARIFYENNNIKKLSLVTNGYFTDKIIGHTKEILRRCPKLQLNLSISLDGIGKRHDEIRGLEGIFQRAINTIGNLKKVQNSYPKLSISTVCSFSVLNQNDIFDIYHYARDVLKLDSFNCPLVRGNLKDNSIKSSDIAIYKKLSEVVRADVVSGKLKGASDHFISNVISAAKFIATDLSVKTFEADKYITPCYAGKINVVIYPDGGVFPCELRKEKLGDLRTANYDFKKIWFSKKSKRVLEKIKETKCHCFHGCNMLPNVLYNSRYIPKMTVNYINVLLKRSGNNYN; this is encoded by the coding sequence ATGCAGTATATTAAACAAATTTTTAAACTGATTAATAAGAAAAGTGTGAATCCAGAATATGTTACATTTTTTATTACTAATAAATGCAATGCAAAGTGTAAGCACTGCTTATATTGGTCTAGCCTTAATTCAGACGAAAACGAATTGTCTTGTGAGGAGGTTAAAAAGATATCGCAAAATATGGGCAACTTTATATTTTTACTTATCACCGGCGGTGAGCCATTCATGAGAGAAGATATTTCAGAGATTGCTCGTATTTTTTATGAGAATAACAACATTAAAAAACTTTCCCTAGTGACCAATGGCTATTTTACTGATAAAATAATTGGACATACTAAGGAAATATTAAGAAGGTGTCCAAAATTACAGTTGAACCTAAGTATTTCCTTGGATGGCATTGGCAAAAGGCACGATGAAATTAGAGGCCTAGAGGGTATTTTTCAAAGAGCAATTAATACCATTGGCAATCTAAAAAAAGTTCAGAATTCTTATCCGAAATTATCTATTTCAACCGTTTGCTCATTTTCAGTTTTAAATCAAAACGATATTTTTGATATTTATCATTACGCAAGGGATGTTCTTAAACTTGATTCATTTAATTGTCCTTTAGTTCGCGGTAATTTAAAAGACAACTCAATAAAATCAAGTGATATAGCTATATACAAAAAGCTTTCAGAGGTTGTGAGAGCTGATGTTGTCAGCGGTAAATTAAAAGGGGCCAGCGATCATTTTATATCTAATGTAATATCTGCGGCTAAATTTATTGCGACAGATTTAAGCGTAAAGACTTTTGAGGCTGACAAATATATAACTCCCTGTTATGCCGGTAAAATAAATGTAGTTATTTACCCTGACGGAGGGGTGTTTCCTTGTGAATTGCGAAAGGAAAAGTTGGGAGATTTAAGGACGGCGAATTATGATTTTAAAAAAATATGGTTTTCAAAAAAATCAAAAAGAGTTCTTGAGAAAATAAAAGAAACTAAATGCCATTGTTTTCATGGTTGTAATATGTTACCTAATGTTTTATATAATTCTCGATATATACCTAAGATGACTGTGAATTATATAAATGTATTATTAAAGAGATCAGGCAATAACTACAATTGA
- a CDS encoding flippase-like domain-containing protein: MLTKINLQKIKSFTISIVTIIIFVVLFSKINIYQFAEHLKEANLFFLLLGVGIFIFTELFISSVQWVEILRQLNCHISLKEAMFIRIGSIPAKSMLPFRSGELLRAFYLKKQKQFPVSLGVGSLLFQLIINLLVLISIMSSAYIYFFKLDNIIFFSLILAFLFIFCILSFKFINKFILYLAKKVNFQFYESLKALFNIHRNFKLKSLVVILFYSVIMWVGELFIFIFIFKTVGLDIPLYAILIFVPWTIIISNIPITISGLGTREASIVLLFLQFGSPEKLLSSGVLMSFIQFVLPLTFSLLFLRKFLKKIMV; the protein is encoded by the coding sequence ATGTTGACTAAAATTAACCTTCAAAAAATAAAATCTTTTACGATATCTATTGTTACGATAATTATTTTCGTTGTATTGTTTTCTAAGATAAATATTTATCAATTTGCCGAGCATCTCAAAGAGGCAAATCTATTTTTTTTATTATTAGGAGTCGGTATATTTATATTTACCGAATTATTTATTTCTTCTGTTCAGTGGGTAGAAATACTTCGACAGCTCAATTGCCATATTAGCTTGAAGGAAGCAATGTTTATAAGGATTGGAAGTATTCCGGCAAAATCGATGTTGCCATTTCGAAGCGGAGAGTTGTTAAGAGCTTTTTATCTTAAAAAACAGAAGCAATTTCCAGTTTCTTTGGGGGTTGGTTCTTTACTCTTTCAGCTCATAATTAATCTTTTAGTTTTAATTAGCATTATGTCGTCTGCTTACATTTATTTTTTTAAATTAGATAACATTATTTTTTTCTCATTAATCTTAGCATTTCTATTCATTTTTTGTATATTATCATTTAAATTTATAAATAAGTTTATTCTTTATTTGGCTAAAAAAGTAAATTTTCAATTTTATGAGTCTCTAAAGGCTTTATTCAATATTCACAGGAATTTTAAATTAAAAAGTTTAGTGGTGATACTTTTTTATTCGGTTATTATGTGGGTCGGTGAATTGTTTATATTTATTTTTATATTTAAGACAGTCGGTTTAGATATACCACTATACGCGATACTTATATTTGTACCTTGGACAATCATAATAAGTAATATCCCCATAACCATTTCGGGTTTAGGGACAAGGGAGGCTAGCATAGTTTTACTTTTTTTACAATTTGGCTCACCTGAAAAATTATTGAGCAGTGGAGTGCTTATGTCATTTATCCAATTTGTTTTACCATTAACATTCAGTTTGTTATTCCTTAGAAAGTTTTTGAAAAAGATTATGGTCTGA
- a CDS encoding polyprenol monophosphomannose synthase: MSKIIAIIPTYNEAGNILPLLGKLFSLASNISVLIVDDSSPDGTSQIVIKLQREYPKLHLITRACRQGLGSAYIEGFKYALKKGYDIIIQMDADLSHAPREVLKMIALIERYDLVIGSRYIKGGGVYDWSYPRVLLSRWANIFSKILLRTQVYDLTSGFKCLRKNVLEEIDFQTISSRGYAFQIEMVFRALRKGFKVIEHPIIFQGRRYDKSKMSLPIVIEAFIRVLCLFFNRFSRGRNTGSNIINK; this comes from the coding sequence ATGAGCAAGATAATAGCAATTATCCCTACTTACAATGAGGCTGGGAATATTTTACCTTTGTTAGGTAAACTTTTTTCTCTGGCAAGTAATATTTCTGTTTTGATAGTGGATGATAGCTCGCCTGACGGGACATCTCAAATAGTAATAAAGTTGCAAAGAGAATATCCTAAGCTACATTTAATAACTCGGGCATGTCGTCAAGGCTTGGGCAGTGCTTATATAGAGGGGTTTAAATATGCCCTAAAGAAAGGTTACGATATAATAATTCAAATGGACGCAGATTTATCTCACGCTCCGCGTGAGGTGTTAAAGATGATCGCTTTAATTGAGAGGTATGATCTAGTTATTGGCAGCAGATATATTAAGGGTGGAGGAGTCTACGATTGGTCATATCCGAGAGTTTTGTTGAGCCGCTGGGCAAATATTTTTTCAAAAATATTGCTTAGGACGCAGGTCTATGACTTAACCAGCGGATTCAAATGCTTGCGAAAGAATGTATTGGAAGAAATAGATTTCCAAACTATATCTTCCAGAGGGTATGCTTTCCAGATTGAAATGGTTTTTAGAGCTTTAAGGAAAGGCTTTAAGGTAATTGAGCATCCAATTATCTTTCAAGGAAGAAGATATGATAAGTCTAAAATGTCTTTGCCGATTGTCATAGAGGCTTTTATTAGAGTTTTGTGTTTGTTTTTTAATCGATTCTCCAGGGGGCGCAATACAGGATCAAATATTATCAATAAATAA
- a CDS encoding glycosyltransferase, with product MKKILVFNAGAYIYGAERGLINFIRTLSDKFEITVVLPSQGPLSKKIEKLNVSLKIFPIPILKISLSPLYYIFFPFHFIFSVIYFSIYAIRKDIEIICSNSLLLVFPAIVAKFTKKRHIWYLREFLPSSFLNKALGAFIIRFSNQIICQSQAIREALLGKERGIIIYEPLNATDYKIYKSDLARSELNIPIKSTVISIISRVHPSKGQYEFIVDIKRTLKKNPNILLVIAGDISPNNLRNRLYKAKIEKLIEGDTLKNVVLLGFRDDVDRILSLSNICVFPFKRKEPFGISVAESLTFGKITFFPQVGGLKEVRDIFGRGNDFSIDRICEIASNFEPARVEKLQELYIPEELSIATYKNKLIPIFEN from the coding sequence ATGAAAAAAATTCTGGTTTTTAACGCTGGAGCTTATATCTACGGAGCAGAAAGAGGGTTAATTAATTTTATTAGAACTTTGTCTGATAAATTTGAAATAACGGTAGTCTTGCCTTCCCAAGGCCCCCTTTCTAAAAAAATCGAAAAATTAAATGTATCTTTAAAAATATTTCCGATACCGATCCTTAAAATCTCGCTTTCACCGCTATATTATATTTTTTTTCCTTTTCATTTTATTTTTTCCGTTATTTATTTTAGCATTTATGCAATCCGCAAAGATATTGAAATAATTTGTAGTAATTCTTTACTTTTAGTTTTTCCGGCTATTGTTGCTAAATTTACCAAAAAAAGACATATCTGGTATTTAAGAGAGTTTCTGCCTTCTAGTTTTTTGAATAAAGCTCTAGGGGCATTCATTATCAGATTTTCAAACCAAATAATATGTCAATCTCAAGCTATTAGGGAAGCCTTGCTTGGCAAAGAAAGGGGCATTATTATTTATGAACCTTTAAATGCTACGGACTATAAAATCTACAAATCAGATCTTGCAAGAAGTGAGCTAAATATCCCTATAAAATCAACGGTTATTTCAATAATTTCTCGAGTGCATCCTTCTAAGGGACAGTATGAATTTATAGTTGATATTAAAAGGACATTAAAGAAAAATCCCAACATCCTTTTGGTTATCGCCGGTGATATATCGCCGAACAATTTAAGAAATCGTTTATATAAAGCAAAAATAGAAAAATTGATAGAGGGGGATACTCTAAAAAATGTAGTCCTTTTAGGTTTTAGAGATGATGTTGATAGGATACTTTCTTTAAGCAATATTTGCGTTTTTCCTTTTAAAAGAAAAGAACCGTTTGGAATTTCTGTAGCTGAAAGTTTAACTTTTGGTAAAATAACTTTTTTTCCTCAGGTTGGAGGTCTAAAAGAAGTACGTGATATCTTTGGTCGGGGAAACGATTTTAGTATAGATAGGATTTGTGAGATAGCCTCAAACTTTGAACCAGCACGAGTAGAAAAGCTCCAAGAATTATATATCCCTGAAGAGCTTTCTATCGCGACATACAAAAATAAACTTATTCCTATTTTTGAAAATTAA
- a CDS encoding glycosyltransferase family 4 protein: MKPFKKKILFIITHLELGGAQGQLLLLVKNLDRNKYSLYLSSGDQGYLKEEFLKLPYLHIKLIPELIRNINPFYDFIAFLKLYFYIKKNKFDIVHTNSPKASILGRWAAYLAGVKGIIYTVHGWPFHKFMNPIVHYLYILIEKVTAKITKKIIVVSEADLRTGIENEIADKNRIFLVHYGIEIDKFNKVYDQRSEIFPGNTVFTISSFKPQKDIFNFLKLAKMLLDRNPQLNFIIAGDGPLRKRVEKRIELLGLSGKVHLKGWSDDVSLLFKMASLFVLTSLWEGLPVSLIEAVVSGVPVVVTNTGGIFDIVKSGNQGVVVNPTNILEIESACWEILKNYDNWSTIVRNGRKKLNLKYWSFARTLREIENIYATI; encoded by the coding sequence ATGAAGCCGTTTAAAAAAAAGATACTTTTTATTATTACCCACCTTGAATTGGGAGGAGCTCAGGGTCAGTTGCTTTTGCTTGTAAAAAATCTAGATAGAAACAAGTACTCACTGTATTTATCTTCCGGAGACCAGGGCTATCTCAAGGAAGAATTTTTAAAACTCCCATATTTACATATAAAATTAATTCCGGAGTTGATAAGAAATATTAATCCTTTCTACGATTTTATTGCTTTTTTGAAATTATATTTCTATATCAAAAAAAATAAATTCGATATAGTTCATACTAATTCCCCTAAAGCTTCTATTTTGGGAAGATGGGCGGCTTATCTGGCAGGCGTAAAAGGTATTATTTACACTGTACACGGTTGGCCTTTTCATAAATTCATGAATCCGATAGTGCATTATTTATATATTTTAATTGAAAAAGTGACCGCCAAGATTACAAAAAAGATAATAGTTGTTTCTGAAGCAGACCTTAGAACAGGAATAGAGAATGAAATCGCCGATAAAAATAGAATTTTTCTTGTTCATTATGGCATAGAAATAGATAAGTTTAATAAGGTGTATGATCAAAGAAGCGAAATTTTTCCTGGTAATACTGTTTTTACAATCTCTTCGTTTAAGCCTCAAAAGGATATTTTTAATTTTTTGAAATTAGCAAAAATGCTTCTTGATAGAAATCCTCAGTTGAATTTTATCATAGCCGGAGACGGACCTTTGCGTAAGAGAGTGGAGAAAAGGATAGAGTTACTAGGGCTAAGCGGTAAGGTGCACCTAAAGGGCTGGTCTGACGATGTTTCTCTTTTATTTAAAATGGCATCGTTGTTTGTGCTCACTTCTTTATGGGAAGGTCTACCAGTGTCTTTGATTGAAGCGGTTGTATCAGGAGTTCCGGTGGTAGTCACTAATACCGGTGGCATTTTCGATATAGTGAAAAGCGGCAATCAGGGGGTGGTCGTCAATCCAACCAATATTTTAGAAATAGAGAGCGCTTGTTGGGAAATATTGAAAAACTATGATAATTGGAGTACAATTGTCAGGAATGGCCGGAAAAAGTTAAATTTAAAATATTGGTCTTTTGCTAGAACGCTGAGAGAAATAGAAAATATTTATGCTACTATTTAA
- a CDS encoding undecaprenyl/decaprenyl-phosphate alpha-N-acetylglucosaminyl 1-phosphate transferase, with protein MLLFKLIELLALFFFAFTLSIFFLAISRKLSLKHNLFIRDRNIPYIGGVSFSLVFIICLILFSFIKAKVVPFQFIWIITFSFILLLVEWIDDLKDLKLKARVLIQIIFVFLFLLYGKQIQIYFLPNWANYLISFLWIVGITNAFNHLDVADGLCAGIALIVSLACLVIALKTGSFLLFVFVALFGVLLAFLLFNFPPAKIFMGNAGSHFLGFLFATLSIYGDYASFDNILAIFLPLLVLGLPIVDTFYLIVVRASKKISPLRKSDDHIILRYLLKGYSYKRSLASIYFLTAVWCLSAILLLNGPGLWCLIFLIIAFLGTILMIIKANVSKFSSC; from the coding sequence ATGCTACTATTTAAGTTGATAGAGCTGTTAGCGCTTTTCTTTTTTGCTTTTACGCTCAGTATATTTTTTCTTGCTATTTCAAGAAAGCTATCTTTAAAACACAATCTTTTTATCAGAGATAGAAATATACCTTATATTGGGGGGGTTAGTTTTTCTCTGGTTTTTATCATTTGCCTTATTTTATTTTCTTTTATTAAAGCTAAAGTTGTGCCTTTTCAGTTTATTTGGATAATTACCTTTTCATTTATATTGTTGTTGGTTGAGTGGATAGACGATTTGAAGGATTTAAAGCTTAAGGCCAGAGTCCTGATTCAAATCATTTTTGTATTTTTATTTCTCCTTTACGGAAAGCAAATCCAGATTTATTTTTTACCAAACTGGGCTAATTATCTTATTTCTTTTTTATGGATAGTAGGGATAACCAATGCTTTTAATCATCTTGATGTCGCTGATGGGCTATGTGCAGGTATAGCTTTGATTGTTAGCTTGGCATGTTTAGTGATAGCTTTAAAGACTGGAAGCTTTTTATTGTTTGTTTTTGTTGCTCTTTTTGGGGTTCTTTTGGCTTTTCTTTTGTTTAATTTCCCTCCGGCTAAAATATTCATGGGTAATGCTGGAAGTCACTTTTTAGGCTTCTTGTTTGCAACCTTAAGCATTTATGGAGACTATGCCAGCTTCGATAATATTTTAGCCATTTTTTTGCCCCTGTTGGTTCTAGGATTGCCGATTGTTGACACATTTTATCTCATTGTGGTGCGTGCTAGTAAGAAAATCTCTCCTTTACGGAAAAGTGATGATCACATCATTTTACGTTATTTGTTAAAGGGCTATTCTTACAAGCGGTCTTTGGCAAGTATTTATTTTTTAACTGCGGTTTGGTGTTTAAGTGCAATTCTTTTATTGAATGGTCCAGGCCTATGGTGTTTAATTTTTCTGATTATTGCCTTTTTGGGAACAATTCTTATGATCATTAAGGCTAATGTCAGTAAATTTTCTAGTTGTTAG